In the genome of Hyphobacterium sp. CCMP332, one region contains:
- a CDS encoding FAD/NAD(P)-binding protein, which translates to MSDFENIYRPLKAPVIDILDESPLIKTFVMKPESEFTFKTGEFIEVTLNGYGEAPFTPSSSPLNHDQLEITVMKTGYVTDKLHEIKKGEVLGIRGPYGRGYPLDKFYGKEVIILGGGCGFAPIRSLMYNLIAEKDKFKKVTLCYGAKNPSECIYKPFVEEVRQVDNFEVYRSVDHADGNWGEKVGVVTILLDDIKVNPKNAVAVVCGPPIMMKFGTFKLKELGFKDEDIYLSMEKNMSCGCGKCGHCMLGDYFVCKDGPVFSFDEIRDTPDIWT; encoded by the coding sequence ATGTCTGATTTCGAAAATATATATCGTCCATTAAAAGCTCCGGTCATCGACATTTTGGATGAATCTCCACTGATCAAAACGTTTGTTATGAAACCGGAATCAGAATTTACTTTCAAAACCGGGGAGTTTATCGAAGTTACACTTAATGGCTACGGAGAAGCACCATTTACTCCTTCATCATCGCCATTGAATCACGATCAGCTCGAGATAACGGTTATGAAAACCGGTTATGTGACAGATAAACTTCATGAAATTAAAAAGGGAGAGGTTTTAGGTATTCGCGGTCCTTACGGAAGGGGATATCCTCTAGATAAATTCTACGGAAAAGAAGTAATTATACTGGGTGGTGGTTGTGGTTTTGCACCGATCCGATCGCTTATGTACAATCTGATCGCCGAAAAAGACAAATTCAAGAAAGTAACGCTTTGCTATGGTGCTAAAAATCCAAGCGAATGTATTTATAAACCATTTGTGGAAGAAGTAAGACAAGTGGACAATTTTGAAGTCTACCGCAGTGTGGATCATGCTGATGGAAACTGGGGTGAAAAAGTGGGAGTGGTGACAATACTACTTGATGATATAAAAGTGAATCCCAAAAACGCGGTGGCAGTTGTATGCGGCCCACCGATTATGATGAAGTTTGGGACTTTCAAGCTTAAGGAATTAGGATTTAAAGATGAGGACATTTATCTCTCAATGGAGAAAAACATGTCCTGTGGATGTGGAAAATGCGGACATTGTATGCTTGGCGATTATTTCGTTTGCAAAGATGGCCCCGTATTTTCCTTTGATGAGATCAGAGACACCCCTGATATTTGGACCTAA
- a CDS encoding NADH-quinone oxidoreductase subunit H: MREVFYFLIFPGLAFVATIGGVLSWLDRKVTAWVQFRKGPPFLQPLYDFLKLLLVKETIVPAKGSITLFLMAPVFGLFGALMASVFILLPAFNINSGFEGDLIVIFYLLIIPPLAYILGAMASGNPLASVGASREIKLILSYELTFILLLSALVFKSGMTVSMREIIAAQSETVFIGSISGVLLFIVAIFIIQAKLGFVPFDIAEAETEINHGSFIEYSGSAYAIIILTKYIMLFTLTAFVATIFFGGLSITGMGALYSILKLLAVVVLVILIKNTNPRLRIGQAMRFFFLWMNLLVIISIVLTFFGF; encoded by the coding sequence ATGAGAGAAGTATTTTACTTTCTGATTTTTCCGGGTCTCGCTTTTGTAGCGACTATAGGAGGTGTTTTGTCATGGCTGGACCGAAAAGTTACTGCATGGGTACAATTCAGAAAAGGACCGCCATTCTTGCAACCGCTCTATGATTTTCTCAAGCTTTTATTGGTAAAAGAGACGATCGTACCGGCCAAAGGTTCGATAACCTTATTTTTAATGGCACCTGTTTTTGGTCTTTTTGGAGCGCTGATGGCCAGCGTTTTTATACTTCTTCCCGCTTTCAACATAAACTCCGGATTCGAAGGCGATTTGATTGTTATCTTTTATCTATTGATCATTCCTCCTTTGGCTTATATTCTGGGAGCCATGGCATCAGGCAATCCATTGGCTTCAGTGGGAGCATCCAGAGAAATCAAATTGATCCTGAGCTATGAGTTGACCTTTATTTTATTACTATCGGCCCTGGTATTTAAATCGGGAATGACTGTAAGCATGCGCGAAATAATTGCAGCTCAATCTGAAACCGTTTTCATCGGAAGTATTTCCGGTGTACTGCTTTTCATAGTCGCGATATTTATCATACAAGCAAAATTGGGTTTTGTACCTTTTGATATAGCTGAAGCTGAAACAGAGATCAATCATGGCTCATTTATCGAGTATTCCGGATCTGCATATGCCATCATCATTCTGACAAAATATATAATGCTCTTTACTTTGACGGCATTTGTGGCTACAATTTTCTTTGGGGGCTTGAGTATTACGGGTATGGGAGCCCTTTACTCAATACTAAAATTACTCGCCGTGGTGGTGCTGGTCATTTTGATTAAAAACACCAATCCAAGGTTGCGCATAGGACAAGCAATGAGGTTTTTCTTTTTATGGATGAACCTTTTGGTGATCATTTCGATCGTTTTGACATTTTTTGGATTCTAA
- a CDS encoding NADH-quinone oxidoreductase subunit B family protein: MGFKDFIFKKSLWVFHFGGASCNNCDIEILDCLTPRHDLERFGIKLVGSIRHADVLLVNGSINKKDKDRLERLYQQAPKPILVVAIGACGCSGGIFSDSLFFAGPVNRIIPVDAYIPGCPPKPEAIIAGIVKLANAKKGRKKQNEKVL; the protein is encoded by the coding sequence ATGGGATTTAAGGACTTCATATTTAAAAAATCGCTTTGGGTATTCCACTTTGGTGGAGCTTCCTGCAATAACTGCGATATCGAGATTCTCGATTGTTTGACCCCGCGTCATGACCTGGAACGCTTTGGTATTAAACTCGTCGGAAGTATTCGTCACGCTGATGTATTGCTTGTCAATGGATCTATTAATAAGAAAGACAAGGATAGACTTGAAAGGCTTTACCAGCAGGCGCCAAAACCGATTTTGGTTGTGGCTATAGGAGCCTGTGGCTGTTCAGGTGGTATATTTTCCGACAGTCTGTTTTTCGCAGGACCGGTGAACCGGATTATACCCGTAGATGCATATATACCAGGTTGTCCGCCCAAACCGGAAGCCATCATCGCCGGTATAGTAAAATTGGCGAATGCCAAAAAAGGAAGAAAGAAACAAAATGAAAAGGTGTTATGA
- a CDS encoding NADH-quinone oxidoreductase subunit C: protein MTKEELYRQLEQNLEHYNVIINKVKSNRVIIDVSADDIVELSKYFLQTLKCRLVTATATQPERDFEIYYHFSHDETGLIMNLHVRVPYDQPEIKSIATLTKSANWIEREMHELFGIEFEGHPEKGPLISDGNWEPGEFPYRKKT from the coding sequence ATGACAAAGGAAGAATTATATCGTCAGCTTGAACAAAACCTTGAGCATTACAATGTGATAATAAACAAAGTGAAAAGCAATAGGGTGATTATAGATGTGTCAGCAGATGACATAGTAGAATTGTCAAAATACTTCTTGCAAACATTGAAATGTAGATTGGTGACAGCCACTGCTACACAGCCGGAAAGGGATTTTGAGATCTATTATCATTTCAGCCATGATGAAACAGGCTTGATCATGAATCTGCATGTCAGAGTCCCCTATGATCAACCTGAAATCAAGTCCATTGCAACTTTGACAAAATCGGCTAACTGGATAGAAAGAGAAATGCATGAATTATTCGGAATTGAATTTGAAGGTCATCCGGAAAAAGGACCTTTGATTTCCGATGGTAATTGGGAACCTGGAGAATTTCCTTACAGAAAGAAAACCTAA
- a CDS encoding nickel-dependent hydrogenase large subunit: MKEKIITIGPYHPLQEEPELFKLYCDGETVKNVEWVTGYNHRSIEKLSEGKTFDQSFFLVERVCGICSTSHPFAFANCIEEIVGVEIPNRAKYIRSIIGEMERIHSHLLWVGLAGHFLGYNTVFMWAWKYREPVLDLFEMISGNRNSYAMFKVGGVRRDIPNDLIPRVRKVVADVKKKCDLLTGAVMDDPVIHARTKGVGVINRKEVIEYGALGPTARAAGVEIDVRRDDPYAAYDMVDWKVITAQQGDVFAKAEVRLLEMYESISIIEQCLDGLEKLPEGDIETLVKEIPAGIGFGRAEAPRGEVFHFVETDGSQYPKRHKIRAPSYMNIPTFKVSAVGQTISDSTIALAAVDPCYCCTERMAFVYDWKSGKKLFNGEDLIKFGQLKTDDVKRKLEKNNS, translated from the coding sequence ATGAAAGAAAAAATCATCACAATTGGCCCTTATCATCCACTTCAGGAAGAACCCGAATTGTTTAAACTCTATTGCGATGGGGAAACGGTCAAAAACGTTGAATGGGTAACCGGTTATAACCACAGGAGTATTGAGAAACTCAGTGAAGGAAAGACATTTGACCAATCATTTTTCCTTGTTGAAAGAGTTTGTGGAATATGCTCTACCTCTCATCCTTTTGCATTTGCCAATTGTATTGAAGAGATCGTTGGTGTAGAAATTCCCAATCGCGCCAAATACATAAGGAGCATCATAGGCGAAATGGAACGAATTCATAGTCATTTACTTTGGGTCGGTTTGGCAGGTCATTTTCTCGGATACAATACGGTTTTTATGTGGGCATGGAAATACCGCGAACCGGTTCTTGATCTCTTTGAAATGATCTCCGGTAATCGCAACAGTTATGCCATGTTCAAAGTCGGAGGTGTGAGACGAGATATTCCAAATGATCTGATTCCAAGGGTAAGAAAAGTAGTAGCAGATGTGAAAAAGAAATGCGATCTACTGACCGGTGCAGTAATGGACGATCCGGTAATACATGCTAGGACCAAAGGAGTAGGAGTAATAAACCGCAAAGAAGTAATAGAATACGGAGCGTTGGGCCCAACGGCAAGGGCAGCAGGTGTAGAAATTGATGTGAGAAGAGATGATCCTTATGCAGCCTACGATATGGTTGATTGGAAAGTAATTACCGCGCAGCAAGGTGATGTTTTTGCCAAAGCTGAAGTGCGATTGCTGGAAATGTACGAATCTATTTCAATTATCGAGCAGTGCCTCGATGGCCTTGAGAAATTACCGGAAGGAGATATAGAAACTCTGGTGAAAGAAATTCCGGCGGGAATTGGTTTCGGCCGTGCTGAAGCACCGCGTGGTGAAGTATTTCACTTTGTTGAGACCGATGGATCACAATACCCCAAAAGACATAAAATACGCGCACCGAGCTATATGAATATCCCGACCTTCAAAGTTTCTGCAGTGGGACAAACGATTTCGGATTCTACAATTGCTTTAGCAGCTGTGGACCCTTGTTATTGTTGCACCGAAAGGATGGCATTTGTGTATGACTGGAAAAGTGGGAAAAAGTTATTCAACGGCGAAGACCTGATTAAATTCGGTCAATTGAAGACGGATGATGTGAAAAGAAAATTGGAAAAAAATAATTCATGA
- a CDS encoding DUF4040 domain-containing protein — MDVLISIILVIMILGAVFALNARDLLSAVISTGLVGYSLVICFLLLKAPDLAIVQIVVETITLVIMIAVVLDSSKEELREKTLINLKGVSYINFRYVLNLLMITSFGCILFYFFFESIELMAPLGEHITRMSTAYIKMAAEKTGSANLVTGILFDFRGYDTLGEATILFTAVIGVITVLRIYGRKKDKLVNQ, encoded by the coding sequence ATGGATGTGCTAATTTCCATAATACTTGTAATAATGATTCTGGGAGCAGTATTTGCTTTAAATGCAAGAGACTTGCTATCTGCAGTAATTTCAACCGGTTTGGTGGGTTACAGTCTTGTAATCTGTTTTTTGCTCTTAAAAGCTCCTGACCTTGCTATAGTTCAGATTGTCGTTGAAACGATCACCTTGGTCATCATGATTGCAGTGGTATTAGATAGTTCCAAAGAAGAACTAAGAGAAAAAACCCTGATCAATTTGAAGGGTGTTAGCTATATCAATTTCCGCTATGTTTTGAACCTGCTTATGATCACTTCATTCGGGTGTATTCTATTTTATTTCTTTTTCGAATCTATTGAACTCATGGCACCTTTAGGTGAACACATTACCAGGATGTCAACAGCCTATATTAAAATGGCTGCAGAAAAAACCGGAAGCGCAAATCTTGTAACCGGTATCCTATTTGATTTTAGGGGATATGATACGCTTGGTGAAGCCACGATATTATTTACTGCTGTAATTGGCGTAATCACAGTATTACGGATTTACGGCAGGAAGAAAGATAAATTAGTAAATCAATGA
- a CDS encoding sodium:proton antiporter — MKGMTLIVKTVVRIMAGVIFIYGMYIILHGHLTPGGGFAGGAVIAGSLVLLVLAFGSDKLNLKLKEKGSAIFESLALLAFITLALIGFGIGMHVFFGNYLPKGEIGELISAGTIPLYNIAIGVEVAAALFTIFLALVIFKEEVKS; from the coding sequence ATGAAAGGCATGACCCTCATAGTGAAAACGGTAGTCAGAATAATGGCAGGGGTGATTTTCATTTATGGCATGTACATTATTCTTCATGGCCATTTAACACCGGGTGGAGGATTTGCAGGTGGAGCTGTAATCGCAGGATCATTGGTATTACTTGTTCTGGCATTTGGAAGTGATAAGCTAAATCTAAAATTGAAGGAAAAAGGATCAGCCATTTTTGAAAGTCTGGCACTCCTGGCTTTTATCACTTTGGCATTAATCGGATTTGGTATTGGAATGCATGTGTTTTTTGGTAATTACTTACCAAAAGGAGAAATCGGAGAATTAATCAGCGCAGGCACCATCCCGCTATACAATATCGCAATAGGAGTGGAGGTTGCGGCAGCATTGTTCACTATTTTTTTAGCATTGGTAATATTTAAGGAGGAGGTGAAGTCATGA
- a CDS encoding NADH-quinone oxidoreductase subunit K: MTVFILCFVLFLVGLYGVLTKRNVIKIVISLAIMEISIFLLLALIGYVDMGDAPIIVNGSEQKIFVDPLPQAMVLTAIVIGLATNAMLLAMAIRLYRKYGTFDIREMRNLKG, translated from the coding sequence ATGACAGTGTTTATATTGTGTTTTGTGCTTTTCCTTGTCGGACTTTACGGAGTCCTTACAAAGAGAAATGTAATCAAGATCGTTATAAGTCTGGCGATTATGGAAATAAGCATCTTTCTATTACTCGCATTGATAGGCTATGTAGATATGGGAGATGCGCCGATAATAGTAAATGGATCGGAACAGAAGATTTTTGTTGACCCACTGCCTCAGGCAATGGTTCTTACAGCTATTGTAATCGGTCTGGCAACGAATGCCATGCTCCTTGCAATGGCCATTAGACTGTATCGCAAATACGGCACATTTGATATTCGTGAAATGAGAAACTTAAAAGGTTAA
- a CDS encoding NADH/ubiquinone/plastoquinone (complex I) translates to MESYILPLFVVLPLAAAFIIPVMGRFFIGFPRIKASFIFLVLTLFSLYAMLYWDRQRVVYAIGGWGALDSIPIGIYLVYDGFSSFMLGIVNFIAFLAAFFAIGYIKKYTAETNFYTLLCLMIAGMNGVILSGDLFNLYVFLEIAAISSYALVAFGVEKEELEASFKYMVLGGLASMIILFAIAMIYWASSTLNIADISKVLAGSEGSYLVVFIQILLIVGFGLKSAIVPFHAWLPDAHSSAPSPISSLLSGILIKAIGVYVLIRLFFNMFIISYEIAITFTVLGILSIIVGGLMAIGQWDYKRLLAYSSISQVGYIFTGLGVGMIVISNGESMSIASMAIFGALFHLVNHAVFKSLMFMNAGSIEHATGIRDLRLLGGLGKLMPVTSATSFSGSMAISGLPPFSGFFSKLVIIIAAVQAQLYTVAFIAAIMSVITLGYFLKFHRESFAAEPRSNFSAKRNLPFSMKAPMIVLASMCLLLSAVMIPQLREMLFAPAVDSLLELTSYSSQILGG, encoded by the coding sequence ATGGAATCTTATATTCTACCATTATTCGTTGTATTGCCTTTGGCCGCCGCATTTATCATACCGGTAATGGGTAGATTTTTCATTGGATTCCCAAGAATAAAGGCATCCTTTATATTTTTGGTGTTGACGCTTTTTAGTCTTTATGCCATGCTTTACTGGGACAGACAAAGGGTGGTTTATGCTATTGGCGGATGGGGGGCTCTTGATTCTATTCCTATTGGTATTTATCTCGTTTATGATGGTTTTAGCTCCTTTATGCTCGGTATTGTAAACTTCATTGCCTTTCTAGCGGCATTCTTCGCCATAGGCTATATCAAAAAATATACGGCAGAGACGAATTTCTATACCTTGCTATGTCTTATGATAGCGGGAATGAATGGTGTGATCCTCTCCGGAGACCTTTTTAATCTTTACGTTTTTCTCGAGATCGCCGCAATCTCTTCATATGCTCTCGTGGCATTTGGAGTGGAAAAAGAAGAACTCGAGGCTTCGTTTAAATATATGGTTTTGGGCGGATTGGCATCTATGATCATTCTGTTTGCCATTGCCATGATCTACTGGGCAAGTAGCACCTTGAACATCGCGGATATTTCGAAGGTATTGGCCGGTTCTGAAGGATCCTACTTAGTCGTATTTATTCAAATCCTATTAATCGTCGGATTTGGTTTGAAGTCAGCAATTGTTCCTTTCCATGCCTGGCTACCAGATGCGCATTCATCGGCACCATCACCAATTTCATCCTTGTTATCAGGAATTTTGATCAAGGCTATTGGTGTATATGTTTTAATTAGACTGTTTTTCAATATGTTCATCATCTCTTATGAGATCGCAATCACATTTACCGTATTGGGTATTTTATCCATTATTGTTGGCGGTTTGATGGCTATCGGACAGTGGGATTACAAAAGATTGCTGGCTTATTCAAGTATTAGTCAGGTTGGATATATATTCACAGGACTGGGAGTGGGGATGATAGTCATTTCAAATGGAGAAAGCATGAGCATAGCCTCAATGGCTATTTTTGGTGCCTTGTTCCATTTAGTCAATCACGCGGTTTTTAAAAGCCTGATGTTTATGAATGCCGGTTCGATTGAACATGCTACGGGTATACGGGACTTAAGACTACTCGGTGGTCTCGGTAAATTGATGCCTGTAACCTCCGCTACTTCATTTAGTGGTTCAATGGCTATTTCCGGTTTGCCACCATTTAGCGGATTTTTCAGCAAATTGGTAATCATTATAGCTGCAGTGCAGGCACAATTATATACTGTGGCATTCATTGCTGCCATTATGAGTGTGATAACGCTCGGTTATTTCTTGAAATTCCATAGGGAATCATTTGCAGCAGAACCAAGATCAAATTTCAGCGCTAAGCGGAATTTACCATTTAGTATGAAAGCACCTATGATTGTTTTAGCATCCATGTGTCTGCTTTTAAGTGCAGTTATGATTCCGCAATTGCGTGAAATGCTATTTGCGCCTGCAGTGGATTCACTTTTGGAATTGACATCTTATTCATCACAAATTCTGGGAGGTTGA
- a CDS encoding Na+/H+ antiporter subunit E, which translates to MKKLAYIIIGFGLWMIFTFKLSWENIIVGILVSTITVFLFGKYFVQDLSKLLEPKRYYWFIVYLFVFIWECIKANFDVAYRVLHPDLPIKPGIVKTRTTLKTDVAKTTLANSITMTPGTITMDIINDDIYIHWIYVRSTDPNEYGERIVGKFEKYIKKIFE; encoded by the coding sequence ATGAAAAAACTGGCATATATTATAATCGGATTTGGCCTTTGGATGATTTTCACATTCAAGCTCAGTTGGGAAAATATTATTGTCGGTATCCTTGTTTCGACCATAACAGTATTCCTTTTTGGAAAATATTTTGTTCAGGATCTCAGCAAATTGCTCGAACCAAAGAGGTATTACTGGTTTATTGTGTATTTATTCGTGTTTATCTGGGAATGCATTAAGGCCAATTTTGATGTGGCTTATAGGGTATTACATCCTGACCTTCCTATAAAACCCGGTATTGTGAAAACCAGGACTACATTGAAAACAGATGTTGCCAAAACCACATTGGCCAATTCCATAACAATGACACCCGGAACCATCACAATGGATATTATTAATGATGACATTTATATACACTGGATTTATGTGAGAAGTACCGATCCAAATGAATACGGAGAAAGAATTGTAGGAAAATTTGAAAAGTACATAAAAAAGATATTTGAATAA
- a CDS encoding multiple resistance and pH regulation protein F produces MTEFLNILLYIQIGLVLLCLYRIVRGPSIADRMVGIDIFGILVVGICAIIAIQTDRMFILDIGIAWIILSFVGTLSLAKYLGGRRLND; encoded by the coding sequence ATGACTGAATTCCTCAACATACTGCTTTACATACAAATTGGATTGGTATTGCTCTGTCTTTACAGGATTGTGAGAGGGCCATCCATTGCAGATCGCATGGTGGGGATCGATATTTTTGGAATCCTGGTTGTAGGCATTTGCGCAATTATCGCGATTCAGACCGACAGAATGTTTATTCTGGATATCGGTATTGCATGGATCATATTGAGTTTTGTAGGAACACTAAGCCTGGCGAAATACCTGGGAGGAAGGAGGCTCAATGACTAG
- a CDS encoding monovalent cation/H(+) antiporter subunit G: MTSIFAAILLGIGVLFNLFGCIGLVRLPDVYNRLQSATKCVTLGTCSILLSVLIYYGFNSIGVKALIAIPLLFFSATVAAHALARGSYQFGIRLGEKTVVDHYKDRKTLEEGGKNEISEDKRDQGSTGIPVHTGIHK, translated from the coding sequence ATGACTAGTATATTCGCAGCAATATTGCTTGGAATAGGAGTTTTATTCAATTTATTTGGATGTATCGGCTTAGTACGTTTGCCCGATGTATACAATCGACTCCAATCTGCTACCAAATGTGTGACACTTGGAACATGTAGCATATTATTAAGCGTGCTTATCTACTATGGCTTTAACAGTATAGGTGTAAAAGCACTGATAGCCATACCTTTATTATTTTTTTCAGCCACGGTTGCAGCACATGCATTAGCACGTGGATCATATCAATTTGGTATAAGGCTAGGGGAGAAAACGGTGGTGGATCATTACAAAGACAGAAAAACCTTAGAAGAAGGAGGTAAAAATGAAATATCCGAAGATAAGAGAGATCAGGGAAGCACTGGTATCCCTGTTCACACCGGCATACACAAATAA
- a CDS encoding 4Fe-4S dicluster domain-containing protein: MKYPKIREIREALVSLFTPAYTNKFPYKDHIPEVGFRGKPVVDEEYCVGCETCANVCPSHAITFEDQKERGLRIITRDYGKCIFCGQCEDHCITGKGVKLSKSIYDLATLDTAELVEKQERELVICDGCGTVITTKEHLQFLRNKLGPRYYSSILNLNVLNRDLELAKEEDTKVEVKDWLKRKDMFNNLCPNCLRKIQVKNLMG, encoded by the coding sequence ATGAAATATCCGAAGATAAGAGAGATCAGGGAAGCACTGGTATCCCTGTTCACACCGGCATACACAAATAAATTTCCATACAAGGACCATATACCTGAAGTAGGATTCAGGGGCAAACCTGTGGTGGATGAAGAATACTGTGTGGGTTGTGAAACCTGTGCTAATGTATGTCCCTCGCATGCCATAACTTTTGAAGACCAGAAGGAGAGAGGCCTCAGGATTATTACGCGGGATTATGGGAAGTGTATTTTTTGCGGACAATGCGAAGATCATTGTATTACGGGTAAAGGTGTGAAATTGTCGAAAAGTATATATGACCTCGCAACATTGGATACAGCAGAATTAGTTGAAAAACAGGAACGAGAACTGGTAATATGCGACGGCTGTGGTACGGTGATTACAACAAAGGAGCATTTACAATTTTTGAGAAATAAACTCGGCCCACGCTATTATTCCAGTATTTTAAATCTTAACGTTCTGAATAGAGATCTCGAATTGGCAAAGGAAGAGGATACAAAAGTGGAAGTAAAAGACTGGTTGAAAAGGAAGGATATGTTCAATAACCTCTGTCCCAATTGTTTAAGAAAAATTCAGGTGAAAAATTTAATGGGCTAA
- a CDS encoding hydrogenase maturation protease, whose product MTKIPYDLKLDQKIRRILLDKIPLFVGVGNVFKHDDGIGVYIAEELKKDKENVIIAEMSIEKFIGKINNTQHDVLVIIDAISFNKEVGYVDIVPVSKILDQTSSTHNLSLKRIAEFFDKPVYILGIQPADVSAGEGFSNQIKKSANELLGLLL is encoded by the coding sequence ATGACAAAAATCCCGTATGATTTGAAATTGGATCAAAAAATAAGGCGAATCCTGCTCGATAAAATACCATTATTTGTAGGCGTTGGGAATGTTTTCAAACACGATGACGGTATTGGAGTATATATTGCTGAGGAGCTAAAAAAAGACAAAGAAAATGTCATAATAGCCGAAATGAGTATAGAAAAGTTTATCGGCAAGATAAATAATACCCAGCACGATGTTCTCGTGATTATAGATGCTATTAGTTTCAATAAGGAGGTCGGCTATGTTGATATAGTACCGGTTTCGAAAATTCTGGATCAGACTTCTTCAACACATAATCTATCTTTAAAAAGAATAGCCGAGTTTTTTGATAAACCCGTTTATATTCTCGGCATCCAACCCGCAGATGTATCGGCAGGAGAGGGCTTTTCAAATCAAATAAAGAAGAGCGCCAATGAACTATTGGGACTTTTATTGTAA
- the floA gene encoding flotillin-like protein FloA (flotillin-like protein involved in membrane lipid rafts), with translation MVYQEMIFAGLVLASIWLLFYLLPFNIWITAIFSGVKIRLLDLAFMRFRKVPPNLIARSLILGQKAGLKDINSNLLETHYLAKGNVINVIKAMIVADKANLELSFANACSIDLAGRNVLEAVQISVTPYIIVVPSIMAVSNDGIQLIADVRVTVRTNIKQLVGGAGEETIKARVGQGIISSIGSAPSYLQVLEEPGKISKLVLSHGLDSGTAFEILSIDIADINIGKNIGAKLQIDQAMADLEIAKAKAEKRRAQAVALEQEMMAKIEESRAKVIQSEAEIPSALSVAFTKGYLFPWSMKKQDISGS, from the coding sequence ATGGTATATCAAGAAATGATTTTTGCGGGATTGGTTCTGGCTTCCATCTGGCTGCTCTTTTATCTTTTACCTTTTAATATCTGGATCACCGCAATTTTTTCTGGCGTAAAAATTCGACTTTTGGATCTGGCGTTTATGCGTTTCAGAAAAGTACCACCCAATCTTATTGCGCGATCATTGATTCTTGGCCAAAAAGCGGGTTTAAAAGACATCAATTCAAACCTTTTGGAAACACATTATCTCGCCAAGGGCAATGTAATAAATGTTATTAAAGCCATGATTGTTGCAGATAAAGCCAATCTGGAATTGAGCTTTGCCAATGCCTGCTCAATTGATCTGGCAGGAAGGAATGTGCTTGAAGCCGTGCAAATATCCGTAACACCCTATATCATAGTGGTGCCATCCATAATGGCTGTTTCAAATGATGGCATTCAGTTGATAGCAGATGTTCGCGTTACCGTTCGCACTAATATAAAACAACTGGTTGGAGGTGCCGGAGAGGAAACGATTAAAGCGCGTGTGGGTCAGGGAATAATATCGAGTATTGGCTCGGCCCCCAGTTATCTGCAAGTCCTCGAAGAACCGGGTAAAATATCAAAATTGGTTTTATCGCATGGCCTCGATTCAGGCACCGCATTCGAAATCCTGTCGATCGATATAGCCGATATTAATATCGGAAAAAATATTGGTGCCAAATTGCAAATAGATCAGGCCATGGCAGACCTGGAAATAGCAAAGGCAAAAGCCGAAAAGCGAAGAGCCCAGGCCGTCGCCCTCGAACAGGAGATGATGGCTAAAATTGAGGAATCCAGGGCCAAAGTGATACAATCGGAAGCCGAAATTCCTTCTGCCCTATCTGTAGCTTTTACAAAGGGTTATCTCTTTCCCTGGAGCATGAAGAAACAAGATATATCGGGTTCATAA